A single window of Streptomyces griseoviridis DNA harbors:
- a CDS encoding (R)-mandelonitrile lyase: MRFVKPVPTGKGPADCFAGDVWFDVVHAGQEPSRIRANMVRFAPGARTAWHHHAVGQTLHVTAGVALIGTRDGVVYEAHPGETVTCPPGEEHWHGATEDRFMQHLALWEGTAPGDDRPETSWLEHITDEQYNAPRTRRH; encoded by the coding sequence ATGAGATTCGTCAAGCCCGTGCCCACCGGCAAGGGACCCGCCGACTGCTTCGCGGGGGACGTCTGGTTCGACGTCGTCCACGCCGGTCAGGAGCCCTCCCGCATCCGGGCCAACATGGTGCGCTTCGCGCCCGGCGCCCGCACCGCCTGGCACCACCACGCCGTCGGCCAGACACTCCACGTCACCGCCGGTGTCGCCCTGATCGGCACCCGCGACGGCGTCGTGTACGAGGCCCACCCCGGCGAGACGGTGACCTGCCCGCCCGGTGAGGAGCACTGGCACGGCGCCACCGAGGACCGCTTCATGCAGCACCTCGCCCTCTGGGAGGGCACCGCGCCGGGCGACGACCGGCCCGAGACGAGTTGGCTCGAGCACATCACCGACGAGCAGTACAACGCCCCGCGCACCCGTCGCCACTGA
- a CDS encoding zinc-binding dehydrogenase produces MRATLMYAAEDVRVEDVADPTIQQPTDAVVRIVLSCVCGSDLWPYKSLAPTDTPRHMGHEFLGVVEDTGADVRTLKRGDVAVAPFVWADNTCAYCREGLQTSCPHGGQWGVDGVDGGQGQAARVPLADGTLVKLPVAEDSELLPDLLTLSDVLCTGYHAARTAGVGRGDTVTVIGDGAVGLSAVISARLLGAERIILMGRHRSRTDLGLTFGATDVVAERGDEGVARVRELTGGEGTRRVLECVGLKDALVQGFGVVRDGGTVSRVGAPQFTDVPFGFADFLRNITLTGGVAPARAYIEELMPHILDGAIAPGRVFDRTVALEDIADGYRAMNDREALKTLVRP; encoded by the coding sequence GTGCGAGCCACTCTGATGTACGCGGCTGAAGACGTGCGCGTCGAAGACGTCGCCGACCCGACGATCCAGCAGCCCACCGACGCGGTCGTGCGGATCGTGCTGTCCTGCGTGTGCGGCAGCGACCTGTGGCCCTACAAGTCGCTCGCGCCCACCGACACGCCCCGTCACATGGGCCACGAGTTCCTCGGCGTCGTCGAGGACACCGGCGCCGACGTGCGCACCCTCAAGCGCGGCGACGTGGCCGTCGCCCCGTTCGTCTGGGCCGACAACACCTGCGCCTACTGCCGCGAGGGCCTGCAGACCTCCTGCCCGCACGGCGGCCAGTGGGGCGTGGACGGAGTCGACGGCGGGCAGGGGCAGGCCGCCCGGGTGCCGCTCGCCGACGGAACGCTGGTGAAGCTGCCCGTCGCGGAGGACTCCGAGCTGCTGCCCGACCTGCTGACCCTGTCGGACGTGCTGTGCACCGGCTACCACGCGGCCCGCACCGCGGGCGTCGGCCGCGGTGACACGGTCACCGTCATCGGGGACGGCGCGGTCGGCCTCTCCGCCGTGATCTCCGCCAGGCTGCTGGGCGCCGAGCGGATCATTTTGATGGGCCGCCACCGCTCCCGTACCGACCTGGGCCTGACGTTCGGCGCCACCGACGTCGTCGCCGAACGCGGCGACGAGGGCGTCGCCCGGGTCCGCGAGCTGACCGGCGGCGAGGGCACCCGCAGGGTCCTGGAGTGCGTCGGCCTGAAGGACGCGCTGGTGCAGGGCTTCGGCGTGGTCCGCGACGGCGGCACCGTCAGCCGCGTCGGCGCGCCGCAGTTCACCGACGTGCCGTTCGGCTTCGCCGACTTCCTGCGCAACATCACCCTCACCGGCGGGGTCGCCCCGGCCCGCGCGTACATCGAGGAGCTGATGCCGCACATCCTCGACGGTGCCATCGCGCCGGGACGCGTCTTCGACCGCACCGTCGCCCTGGAGGACATCGCCGACGGCTACCGCGCCATGAACGACCGCGAGGCCCTGAAGACGCTGGTGCGCCCGTGA
- a CDS encoding DUF2255 family protein, protein MTSWNDSDLNGIGAAEELALESERGDGTLRAPVTMWVVRAGDRLYVRSVKGVDGPWYRGARSRDRGRVAAGGVRADVAFRDADPDEYGDVDAAYREKYGRYTSIVEHVLTDRARASTLRLEPR, encoded by the coding sequence ATGACCAGCTGGAACGACTCCGACCTGAACGGCATCGGCGCGGCGGAGGAACTCGCCCTGGAGTCCGAGCGCGGCGACGGCACGCTCCGCGCCCCCGTGACGATGTGGGTGGTGCGGGCCGGTGACCGGCTCTACGTCCGCTCGGTCAAGGGCGTCGACGGCCCCTGGTACCGGGGTGCCCGCTCCCGTGACCGAGGGCGGGTGGCGGCCGGCGGTGTCCGGGCCGACGTCGCCTTCCGCGACGCCGACCCGGACGAGTACGGGGACGTCGACGCCGCGTACCGGGAGAAGTACGGCCGGTACACCAGCATCGTCGAGCACGTCCTGACCGACCGGGCCCGCGCCTCCACCCTCCGTCTCGAACCGCGCTGA
- a CDS encoding aldo/keto reductase gives MQTLTLNNGVEMPALGLGVFQTPPDETKAAVTAALDLGYRHIDTAAAYGNEREVGEALRDSGVPREDVFVETKIWISDYGYDETLHGFDKSAAKLGLDRIDLLILHQALPSEFDRTLDAYRALEKLLADGRVRAIGVSNFMVDHLTALLDATTVVPAVNQLEIHPYFQQRAVLDFDDAHGILNQAWSPIGGITFYPGYGEHRRSVLADPAVTRIAEAHGKSPAQVLLRWGLQQGRSVIPKSTKRERIAENIDVFDFTLTADELAALDALETGHRGGPEPTAVTLADFGRAIPEA, from the coding sequence ATGCAGACCCTCACCCTCAACAACGGCGTCGAGATGCCCGCCCTCGGGCTCGGGGTCTTCCAGACCCCGCCGGACGAGACCAAGGCCGCCGTCACGGCCGCCCTCGACCTCGGGTACCGGCACATCGACACCGCCGCCGCCTACGGCAACGAACGCGAGGTCGGCGAGGCGCTGCGCGACTCCGGGGTGCCCCGCGAGGACGTCTTCGTCGAGACGAAGATCTGGATCAGCGACTACGGCTACGACGAGACCCTGCACGGCTTCGACAAGAGCGCCGCCAAGCTCGGCCTCGACCGTATCGACCTGCTCATCCTCCACCAGGCGCTGCCGTCGGAGTTCGACCGGACGCTCGACGCCTACCGCGCCCTGGAGAAGCTCCTCGCCGACGGCAGGGTCCGCGCGATCGGCGTCAGCAACTTCATGGTCGACCACCTGACCGCCCTGCTCGACGCCACCACCGTCGTCCCGGCCGTCAACCAGCTGGAGATCCACCCCTACTTCCAGCAGCGCGCGGTCCTCGACTTCGACGACGCCCACGGCATCCTCAACCAGGCGTGGTCCCCCATCGGCGGCATCACCTTCTACCCGGGCTACGGCGAGCACCGCAGGAGCGTCCTGGCGGACCCGGCCGTCACCCGGATCGCCGAGGCGCACGGCAAGAGCCCGGCCCAGGTGCTGCTGCGGTGGGGGCTCCAGCAGGGCCGCTCGGTCATCCCGAAGTCGACCAAGCGGGAGCGCATCGCCGAGAACATCGACGTCTTCGACTTCACGCTGACCGCGGACGAGCTGGCCGCCCTCGACGCGCTGGAGACCGGCCACCGCGGCGGGCCCGAGCCGACCGCCGTCACCCTCGCGGACTTCGGCCGCGCCATCCCGGAAGCCTGA
- a CDS encoding helix-turn-helix transcriptional regulator: MADDIKKDVAAEVREFLSTRRARITPRQAGLPFHGGNRRVAGLRREEVALLAGMSVDYYVRLERGNLGGASDSVLEALAHALRLDEAERTHLYDLARAATPSGRRPTATSSRIRPTIMRLLDSMPEVPAYVRNARFDVLAANTLGRALYAPVFDSPLFAQRGPVNTARFMFLDPASRDFWSDWDKGADDAVAFLRTETGRSPHDRLLTDLVGELTTRSDDFARRWARHDVKFHRSGVKRLHHPLVGELALPYEAMELPSDPGLRLNFYTPEPDSPERQALGLLASWTGAGTAVPAVDD, encoded by the coding sequence ATGGCCGACGACATCAAGAAGGACGTGGCCGCCGAGGTGCGCGAGTTCCTGAGCACCCGGCGCGCCCGGATCACCCCGCGGCAGGCCGGGCTCCCCTTCCACGGCGGGAACCGGCGCGTCGCGGGGCTGCGCCGGGAGGAGGTCGCCCTGCTCGCGGGGATGAGCGTGGACTACTACGTCCGGCTGGAGCGCGGGAACCTCGGCGGCGCGTCGGACTCCGTTCTCGAAGCCCTCGCACACGCCCTGCGACTCGACGAGGCCGAGCGCACCCACCTCTACGACCTCGCCCGCGCGGCCACACCGTCCGGACGGCGGCCCACCGCGACCTCGTCACGGATCAGGCCGACGATCATGCGCCTGCTCGACTCCATGCCCGAGGTGCCGGCCTACGTCCGCAACGCCCGCTTCGACGTCCTGGCCGCCAACACACTCGGCCGGGCCCTGTACGCGCCGGTCTTCGACTCGCCGCTGTTCGCGCAGCGCGGGCCCGTCAACACCGCCCGCTTCATGTTCCTCGACCCCGCGAGCAGGGACTTCTGGTCCGACTGGGACAAGGGGGCCGACGACGCGGTCGCCTTCCTGCGCACCGAGACGGGACGCTCGCCCCACGACCGGCTCCTGACCGATCTGGTCGGCGAACTGACCACGCGCAGCGACGACTTCGCGCGGCGCTGGGCCCGGCACGACGTGAAGTTCCACCGCTCGGGGGTGAAGCGGCTCCACCACCCGCTCGTCGGCGAACTCGCGCTGCCCTACGAGGCGATGGAGCTGCCGTCCGACCCGGGCCTGCGGCTGAACTTCTACACCCCCGAACCGGACTCCCCGGAGCGGCAGGCGCTCGGCCTGTTGGCCAGCTGGACCGGTGCGGGCACCGCCGTCCCCGCGGTGGACGACTGA